In Camelus dromedarius isolate mCamDro1 chromosome 3, mCamDro1.pat, whole genome shotgun sequence, one DNA window encodes the following:
- the F2R gene encoding proteinase-activated receptor 1 isoform X1, with protein MGPRWLLVVAAGLSLCGPLLSARTPGQKAEPETTNSTFRVRSFFLMNLPSGFEPIPLRDEEERNESEFTEGRSSSVNQSNPPQKLPHVFISNDALGYLTSTWLTLFIPSVYTGVFVVSLPLNIMAIVVFVLKMKVKKPAVVYMLHLATADVLFVSVLPFKISYYFSGSDWSFGSAMCRFVTAAFYCNMYASIMLMTVISIDRFLAVVYPIQSLSWRTLGRASFTCLAIWAMAIAGVVPLLLKEQTSQVPGLNITTCHDVLNETLLEGFYAYYFSAFSAVFFFVPLTISTVCYVSIIHCLSSSTVANQTKKSRALFLSAAVFCIFIICFGPTNILLILHYAFLSRNSMTEAAYFAYLLCVCVSSISCCIDPLIYYYASSECQRYLYSILCCKESSDPSSYNSSGQLMASKVDTCSSNLNSSMYKKLLT; from the coding sequence agccaGAAACAACAAATAGTACTTTCCGTGTCCGGTCATTTTTTCTCATGAATTTACCCAGTGGATTCGAACCAATCCCActgagggatgaggaggaaagaaatgagagTGAGTTCACTGAAGGCAGATCAAGCTCCGTCAATCAAAGCAATCCTCCTCAAAAATTACCCCACGTGTTCATCTCAAATGATGCCTTGGGCTATCTGACCAGCACCTGGCTGACTCTCTTCATCCCCTCCGTCTACACCGGCGTGTTCGTAGTAAGCCTTCCTCTAAACATCATGGCCATTGTCGTGTTCGTCTTGAAGATGAAGGTCAAGAAGCCGGCTGTGGTGTACATGCTGCACTTGGCCACGGCAGACGTGCTCTTCGTGTCTGTGCTCCCATTTAAGATCAGCTACTACTTTTCCGGAAGTGACTGGAGTTTTGGGTCTGCGATGTGTCGCTTCGTCACTGCAGCGTTCTACTGTAACATGTATGCCTCCATCATGCTCATGACGGTCATCAGCATTGACCGGTTTCTGGCTGTGGTGTATCCCATCCAGTCGCTGTCCTGGCGTACTCTGGGGCGGGCTTCCTTCACGTGTCTGGCCATCTGGGCCATGGCCATCGCGGGAGTGGTGCCTCTGCTGCTCAAGGAGCAGACCAGCCAGGTGCCGGGGCTCAACATCACCACGTGTCACGACGTGCTCAACGAAACGCTGCTCGAGGGCTTCTACGCCTATTACTTCTCCGCCTTCTCTGCTGTCTTCTTTTTCGTGCCGTTGACCATTTCCACAGTCTGTTACGTGTCCATCATTCACTGTCTTAGCTCTTCCACGGTGGCCAACCAGACCAAGAAGTCCCGGGCGTTGTTCTTGTCGGCTGCCGTTTTCTGCATCTTCATCATTTGCTTCGGACCCACCAACATCCTTCTGATTCTCCATTATGCATTCCTTTCCCGTAATTCCATGACGGAGGCTGCCTACTTCGCCtacctcctctgtgtctgtgtcagcAGCATCAGCTGCTGCATTGACCCCTTGATTTACTATTACGCTTCCTCCGAGTGCCAGAGGTACCTCTACAGCATCTTATGCTGCAAAGAAAGTTCGGATCCCAGCAGTTACAACAGCAGCGGTCAGCTGATGGCAAGTAAAGTGGATACCTGCTCTAGTAACCTGAATAGCAGCATGTACAAGAAGCTGCTAACTTAG
- the F2R gene encoding proteinase-activated receptor 1 isoform X2 gives MNLPSGFEPIPLRDEEERNESEFTEGRSSSVNQSNPPQKLPHVFISNDALGYLTSTWLTLFIPSVYTGVFVVSLPLNIMAIVVFVLKMKVKKPAVVYMLHLATADVLFVSVLPFKISYYFSGSDWSFGSAMCRFVTAAFYCNMYASIMLMTVISIDRFLAVVYPIQSLSWRTLGRASFTCLAIWAMAIAGVVPLLLKEQTSQVPGLNITTCHDVLNETLLEGFYAYYFSAFSAVFFFVPLTISTVCYVSIIHCLSSSTVANQTKKSRALFLSAAVFCIFIICFGPTNILLILHYAFLSRNSMTEAAYFAYLLCVCVSSISCCIDPLIYYYASSECQRYLYSILCCKESSDPSSYNSSGQLMASKVDTCSSNLNSSMYKKLLT, from the coding sequence ATGAATTTACCCAGTGGATTCGAACCAATCCCActgagggatgaggaggaaagaaatgagagTGAGTTCACTGAAGGCAGATCAAGCTCCGTCAATCAAAGCAATCCTCCTCAAAAATTACCCCACGTGTTCATCTCAAATGATGCCTTGGGCTATCTGACCAGCACCTGGCTGACTCTCTTCATCCCCTCCGTCTACACCGGCGTGTTCGTAGTAAGCCTTCCTCTAAACATCATGGCCATTGTCGTGTTCGTCTTGAAGATGAAGGTCAAGAAGCCGGCTGTGGTGTACATGCTGCACTTGGCCACGGCAGACGTGCTCTTCGTGTCTGTGCTCCCATTTAAGATCAGCTACTACTTTTCCGGAAGTGACTGGAGTTTTGGGTCTGCGATGTGTCGCTTCGTCACTGCAGCGTTCTACTGTAACATGTATGCCTCCATCATGCTCATGACGGTCATCAGCATTGACCGGTTTCTGGCTGTGGTGTATCCCATCCAGTCGCTGTCCTGGCGTACTCTGGGGCGGGCTTCCTTCACGTGTCTGGCCATCTGGGCCATGGCCATCGCGGGAGTGGTGCCTCTGCTGCTCAAGGAGCAGACCAGCCAGGTGCCGGGGCTCAACATCACCACGTGTCACGACGTGCTCAACGAAACGCTGCTCGAGGGCTTCTACGCCTATTACTTCTCCGCCTTCTCTGCTGTCTTCTTTTTCGTGCCGTTGACCATTTCCACAGTCTGTTACGTGTCCATCATTCACTGTCTTAGCTCTTCCACGGTGGCCAACCAGACCAAGAAGTCCCGGGCGTTGTTCTTGTCGGCTGCCGTTTTCTGCATCTTCATCATTTGCTTCGGACCCACCAACATCCTTCTGATTCTCCATTATGCATTCCTTTCCCGTAATTCCATGACGGAGGCTGCCTACTTCGCCtacctcctctgtgtctgtgtcagcAGCATCAGCTGCTGCATTGACCCCTTGATTTACTATTACGCTTCCTCCGAGTGCCAGAGGTACCTCTACAGCATCTTATGCTGCAAAGAAAGTTCGGATCCCAGCAGTTACAACAGCAGCGGTCAGCTGATGGCAAGTAAAGTGGATACCTGCTCTAGTAACCTGAATAGCAGCATGTACAAGAAGCTGCTAACTTAG